One segment of Ascidiaceihabitans donghaensis DNA contains the following:
- the gap gene encoding type I glyceraldehyde-3-phosphate dehydrogenase yields the protein MTIKVGINGFGRIGRCTLSHIAQSLRNDIDVIKVNATGPLETAAHLIKYDSIHGRFPGEVTVGNGTLDLGRGPMQMFSTYNMDELDWSGCDVVLECTGNFNDGEKAKKHIERGAKRVLLSAPGKNVDKTIVFGVNDDLLAANDTMISNGSCTTNCLAPLAKVLDESIGIERGIMTTIHSYTGDQPTLDRRHNDLYRARAAAMAMIPTSTGAAKALGEVLPNMKGRLDGTAMRVPTPNVSAVDLTFEAKRDVTVAEVNAAVAKAAAGPMGRVLAYDDEQKVSIDFNHTEHSSIFAPDQTKVVGGRTVRVLAWYDNEWAFSVRMADVAVAMGRLD from the coding sequence ATGACAATCAAAGTAGGTATCAACGGATTTGGCCGCATCGGACGCTGCACCTTGTCCCATATCGCACAATCATTGCGCAACGACATTGATGTCATCAAGGTGAACGCCACCGGACCTTTGGAAACAGCCGCCCATCTGATTAAATACGATTCCATCCATGGCCGCTTCCCCGGTGAAGTGACCGTCGGCAATGGCACGTTGGATTTGGGGCGTGGCCCGATGCAGATGTTTTCCACCTACAACATGGATGAGCTGGACTGGTCCGGCTGTGATGTCGTTCTGGAATGCACCGGCAACTTCAACGACGGTGAAAAAGCCAAGAAACACATCGAACGTGGCGCAAAGCGCGTGTTGCTTTCGGCCCCCGGTAAAAACGTCGACAAAACCATCGTCTTTGGTGTGAACGACGACTTGCTGGCCGCCAATGACACCATGATTTCCAACGGGTCGTGCACCACCAACTGTCTCGCCCCCTTGGCGAAGGTTCTGGATGAAAGCATCGGCATCGAACGCGGCATCATGACAACCATCCACAGCTACACCGGCGATCAACCCACGCTGGACCGCCGCCACAACGATCTGTACCGCGCCCGCGCTGCCGCCATGGCGATGATCCCCACTTCAACTGGCGCTGCAAAAGCATTGGGCGAGGTTTTGCCAAACATGAAAGGCCGCCTTGATGGCACGGCCATGCGTGTGCCCACGCCAAACGTCTCTGCGGTGGATCTGACGTTTGAAGCCAAACGCGATGTCACTGTCGCCGAAGTCAACGCCGCTGTCGCAAAAGCGGCCGCTGGCCCCATGGGCCGTGTATTGGCATATGATGATGAACAAAAAGTCTCAATCGACTTCAATCACACCGAACATTCCAGCATCTTTGCCCCCGACCAAACCAAAGTCGTTGGCGGCCGCACAGTACGTGTGCTGGCGTGGTACGACAATGAATGGGCGTTTTCCGTGCGTATGGCCGATGTGGCTGTTGCGATGGGCCGTTTGGACTAA
- a CDS encoding DUF808 domain-containing protein — translation MSGLIALFDDVAAIAKVAAASVDDVIAQAAKAGTKAAGAVIDDAAVTPKYVQGFEASRELPIIWRIAKGSIRNKLVFLLPAGLALSAFAPWAINPLLMLGGAYLCFEGAEKIAHAIGLSHGHEDYAHKEEVIEDPAKLEEQKAQGAIKTDFILSAEIMTIALAAIPESNFWMEAATLAAVAVMITVAVYGAVALIVKMDDVGLAMSAKGRLGLTRSLGRGIVKAMPKVLYALTVIGTAAMLWVGGSIIVHGLEGFGFGGLGHTIHDLAYSVGHAVPQAWQGITEWFAKAAMDGVLGLGLGLALIPLGEKIITPLWRKVFAR, via the coding sequence ATGAGCGGATTGATTGCATTGTTTGATGATGTTGCGGCCATTGCCAAAGTGGCGGCAGCCTCTGTGGATGATGTCATTGCACAAGCTGCCAAAGCAGGCACCAAAGCGGCTGGCGCTGTCATCGATGACGCTGCAGTGACGCCGAAATATGTTCAGGGTTTTGAGGCCAGCCGTGAATTGCCGATCATCTGGCGCATCGCCAAGGGGTCCATTCGCAACAAGCTTGTCTTTTTGCTGCCCGCTGGTCTGGCGCTGTCGGCATTTGCACCTTGGGCTATCAATCCGTTGTTGATGCTGGGGGGCGCCTATCTTTGCTTTGAAGGCGCCGAAAAAATCGCCCATGCCATAGGCCTTAGCCACGGACACGAAGACTACGCCCACAAGGAAGAGGTCATTGAAGACCCCGCCAAGCTGGAAGAACAAAAGGCGCAAGGGGCGATCAAAACCGATTTTATTCTGTCTGCAGAAATCATGACCATTGCTTTGGCCGCCATTCCGGAAAGCAATTTCTGGATGGAGGCCGCAACGCTGGCCGCGGTTGCCGTGATGATCACGGTCGCGGTCTATGGCGCGGTGGCGCTGATCGTGAAGATGGACGATGTGGGCCTTGCCATGTCCGCGAAGGGGCGGCTGGGCCTGACCCGTTCACTGGGACGCGGTATCGTCAAAGCAATGCCAAAGGTGCTGTATGCGCTGACTGTCATAGGCACGGCGGCCATGCTTTGGGTCGGGGGATCCATCATTGTGCACGGGCTGGAAGGCTTCGGCTTTGGCGGGTTGGGTCACACGATCCACGATCTGGCCTATTCTGTGGGCCACGCTGTGCCGCAGGCTTGGCAAGGCATCACGGAATGGTTCGCCAAGGCGGCTATGGACGGGGTGTTGGGATTGGGACTTGGGCTGGCGCTTATTCCGCTTGGCGAAAAGATCATCACGCCCCTGTGGCGCAAGGTATTCGCGAGATGA
- a CDS encoding universal stress protein, with protein MFAKIVVGLDGSDTSNKALTLACDLAQKYGSELHLVHTPQPITVAFAMGAVSGFRVATTMPSAAEVQKAAAKVIESATAIAKDCGQNISSADIGAGDPADHIIACAENCGADLIVTGRRGLGSVGALVQGSTTQKVNHNAKCACLSVV; from the coding sequence ATGTTTGCTAAAATCGTTGTGGGTCTTGATGGATCGGACACCTCGAACAAGGCCCTGACGCTGGCGTGTGATCTGGCCCAAAAATATGGGTCAGAATTACATCTGGTGCATACGCCACAACCCATTACGGTGGCTTTTGCGATGGGGGCCGTGTCTGGGTTTCGTGTCGCCACAACAATGCCTTCCGCCGCCGAGGTACAAAAGGCCGCTGCTAAAGTTATTGAAAGCGCCACTGCGATTGCCAAAGACTGCGGTCAGAATATTTCAAGCGCCGATATCGGGGCAGGGGATCCGGCGGATCACATCATTGCCTGCGCAGAAAACTGCGGCGCTGATTTGATTGTCACGGGGCGGCGCGGATTGGGCAGTGTCGGCGCATTGGTGCAGGGCAGCACAACTCAAAAGGTAAACCACAACGCTAAATGTGCCTGCCTGTCGGTTGTGTGA